One segment of Capricornis sumatraensis isolate serow.1 chromosome 23, serow.2, whole genome shotgun sequence DNA contains the following:
- the C23H10orf62 gene encoding uncharacterized protein C10orf62 homolog, protein MASLTQQTLSLGDHQMRTKRNQRLKDKKACVLLALPAWRGVLEPFLELIQQPSCRVVLGTALLLGGGGLVLWMQRKRKRKTDSETTQEVQEPTESEKLNDESWIKSHFSRLSEEKLAASSTAGLDTAGPSSSAAAPQPDSGSGEASTTVHVETFTTRQGDEGMALHRETFTSKQRMSGTSVTKETHEESGKSSSAEEATWAAVAACTKEIDTKGQQLANSMLQRATACQNSGHLETKDINQEELKALEEVEMKLKGNFLTQRESTVAGANHTHTYHSHCHHGHQGYPNHQSHSLPNRSPQGYHPFKAT, encoded by the exons ATGGCCAGCTTGACCCAGCAGACTCTGTCCCTTGGGGACCACCAGATGAGGACgaaaagaaaccaaagactaAAGGATAAGAAGGCCTG TGTGCTCTTAGCTCTGCCCGCCTGGCGTGGGGTCCTGGAGCCCTTCTTGGAGCTCATCCAGCAGCCATCATGCAGGGTGGTGCTGGGGACCGCCCTGTTACTGGGAGGTGGAGGCCTCGTGTTGTGGAtgcagaggaagaggaaaaggaagacagaTTCTGAGACCACACAAGAGGTGCAGGAGCCAACAGAGAGCGAAAAATTGAATGATGAGAGTTGGATCAAATCGCACTTTAGCCGTCTTTCCGAGGAGAAGCTGGCCGCCAGCAGCACTGCCGGCCTCGACACCGCCGGGCCCAGCAGCTCCGCCGCTGCTCCGCAGCCGGACAGTGGCAGCGGGGAGGCCAGCACCACGGTTCACGTGGAGACCTTCACCACGCGGCAAGGAGACGAGGGCATGGCCCTTCACCGGGAGACCTTCACCAGCAAGCAGAGAATGTCTGGGACTTCCGTGACCAAAGAGACCCACGAGGAGTCTGGGAAGTCCTCGTCCGCGGAGGAGGCTACGTGGGCCGCCGTGGCCGCCTGTACCAAGGAGATTGACACCAAGGGGCAGCAGCTGGCCAACTCCATGTTGCAACGGGCCACGGCCTGCCAGAACTCGGGCCACCTGGAGACCAAGGACATCAACCAGGAGGAGCTGAAGGCCCTCGAGGAGGTGGAGATGAAGCTGAAGGGGAATTTCCTCACCCAGCGGGAATCCACCGTAGCTGGCgccaaccacacacacacctaccaCAGCCACTGCCACCACGGCCACCAGGGTTATCCAAACCACCAGTCCCACAGCCTGCCCAACCGCAGCCCCCAGGGCTACCACCCCTTTAAAGCCACCTAA